ATGGCTGAAGTTGTCAGTTGCTGTTTGGAGCTCTGGGAGAGTGAAATTCTTCCAAGAAGCTTCAAAGCAATGACACAACTGAGAATCTAAATTGGGAGGTAGCGATGGTAAACTTTGCGTTATGTTCCTACTTTTTTTCCTTGAGATCTTCTTGATGGAAGGTAGAGAAGGGAAAGATGGCATCGAAGGATGGAATGGATTGAAACCCACTGGTCCTTTCTTCAGTTTACGAAGAAAACCTCGCCATTGAGAATCAGATTTCCCCTCGATTTCACCCTGAGAATCTGAAGTACTGACCTCTGAAACTGGTGTTTCAGATTCTAGCTCACCCTTTGGAGCTTTCCTGTTGGTAATCTCATCTCCTTTTGTCTCCTCAATAGTCAAACCTTCCAACTCTAAAGTATGAAGGTGAATGTCAGTAATACTAAAACAGAAGCATAATTGCAGAAGTTACTAAGAACAAAATAGAGAACAAAATTGTGGATTTTGCAGTCAACATGAGTCTTGAAGAAACTGGAGAATTGGGTAGGTAAAGAGGATATATATTTGAAGCTGGAGACTAACCTTCTGCTGATAGAGAAATCGAGGAAAGAGAAAACAGATATTTCTGACCAATCTGGAAGAGATCCCCTTGTGAATTTCCTTCTGAGACGTCGCATGCACTCTCGCTGGCAATGACAGTAAGAGACATCTCATAGTTAGCGGACGACGAATATCAAAGTTGAACTGATTCTGACTACTGATCGAGTGCGAATACAAACACTAACAGAAACTATGGAATGAAAGGGCAAAACGTTGCAGGATTTGTACACTGCCATAACAGTCAAAAACTATGAAGGGACAAATAAGAATAGGGGAAGGCCGTCAAATTAATCAATAGCTGAGAAAATAAAGAGAGATATCTTCCTCAACTGTCCAGCAAACACAATGTGAGATAAAAGAATGACAGAAAATGTTGGGGCCGTTATTTGATCTGATAAAATTTACATCTTCATGGCACTTGTGCTCCGACATTAAACTGGTTTGGGAATTAGCTTATAGAATCAATGCCTACAAAATCTGCAACAGCTCGGATTTTTTATTTCAGATATCTGTTGCTTTTCACAGCCCCTGCTCAGGGGAAATGAAATAAACGCCACACATAATCAGCAAAACATCCACATCCGTCAAACCCTCATAGACGGGTAAACACTTGATAAACATTGATAGATACACAATGATGCGATTCATAGGAGGACCTAGCAGTCCATTTGACAGCCACATATCAACAAATGTTTCGCATGCAATTATGTATCAACATGAATCATTTATTAACAGAATCCCACGAACAGCTATCCTTGGAAAATATTAACCTACAACTATGTTATACACACGTAATTAAACCCAATATGGAAGGCGTCAAACCCGAAACTGATGCAATGCCTGATCATAAATATCTCATGCAGCTATAATAGaccccaaaatatatatatatatatatataccgataagaaaaatcaagaaaaggtaTAACACGTATGATTTGCAGCTACAAATACAATGTACCCCCAACATCGAAGAAAAAACACATCCCAGAATCAAAATCATGAAGAGTTGACGCTGAAAAATAGTAATGTTGAATTACCATGAAGATGTTGAATGCTCCGGTGAACTTCCCATGGTTCCAGAGAGACAGCAGAACCTGCGGCTCCAGGAACCAAACGTTGGAAATGCAAATGTGAGTCTGCAAGCTGTGAGAGAGAAAGAGGAGGAAAATAGCGGACGTACGTTAATATCTTGAGACAAGATTTTCTTGAGACATCCCAATCAAGAATGCTGAAAAGTCGGCTCTATATATAATCCATAGTTTTGTCTAATTTAAAACTCGGTTTACACACGTTTAAaaaacgcaaaaaaaaaaaggaaaggaaatgaaatatACTGATAACAAAAACTTTTACGTGTTTAAAGCACGCAGAGAGATTCCGTAGGATATTTCCTGTATTCAAGATTGGCCTGTAATATaagtataatattattattagttgCTCCCCCAGCTAACAACAACACCGTACGATGATGGTACGTAAACGACACAAACTGCCTTTTTATAGCTCCTAAGTTTGTGTGCATGCTATGGAGCAAAACCCAATCCAAAATCTTCACCCGACGGAATGGAGACAATAATGCAAACTTgagcaatttttcaaattttatcaaTATCCATTTTATTATATGTCCGGGTAATGAGTACTTTTATTGCAAaaaactttgtttttttttttttgtaactatTCCGGTCTATCTGTAATTTTGtggctttcctttttttttcttctgacTCTGTGTCAACAATCCGCATTTATAATCCATGGGGTACAGTTACACAATGCATAAAACATATACGGGATTTTCATTGCATGAATCTGTATATATAAGAGAAGCATCCCTCGTCCTACAAGAGAACTTGTAAACGTTCCCCAATAAAACTACATTGCCGGAAGCTGTTTGCTTTCCTTCACAAAGAAAAAAACAATATAGTACATTGTAATTATCAACATCAGAGGTGCAATTATGCACCTGTTGCCCATTCTGTGCATAATGTTTTACAGAATCGCACAAAAAGTTGACTCGTACTCTGCAGTCTGCAACAAGGTCTACATGAGAAGCTGCGTGTGGAACAAACAAATGCTTCGTGGCCTTAGATACATTCAGCTTCTTTCTTTTCAATGGACATTACGAGTAATTAACCCCTCAAAGATAGCATAAAGATCTTTGTTTTCTGGGCCAAATATCTCATCAGCCTTCTGCAATGTTTCCTAGGATGCCCAAGATTACAAGGCATCAGAATGAGatgacaccaaaaaaaaaaaagggatgggTAGATTAGCTTCTAGAAGGGCTGAAGCAAGATACCTCTTTCGTTTGCTTGTGGGAATTCAGTTCCTTAACATTTGCCAGAAATGCCCCAAACTGTTCGTATGACAAACGGCTCCTAATAAAGCacaaaaaatcagattttcaGTAATCCTTTTAGATGCAACGACGATGAAAAGGGGTGAACATTAAGGCATCTGATACGACATGAAATAGACAGATGAGACCTGCCAGTTCTCCAGCTTTGGCAAAAATACCACTTCAGAAGAAACTAATACAGAAAAGCATATTCTTACCTTACTTGGCGAAAGAATTCTTTTCCATCAACCCGAGTACGACCTGAATCAAGCCAAGCAATAGAAGCAACATAAATGGCAGAGATAgcaccccaaaaaaaagggCTAGAGGAACAGCAGTACAACCTCTTGGGTTTGAGGGAGAGGGATGACAAAAGTGAATGGCAATGCAATTATGCACACTTACTTAGTGAACAAATTATACTTCAATCTTTAAACTGAAATCCACAGATCATTTCAAGATGGTCTGACTGAACAGatattatttttgtttcatgGTGTCCTCGCACTTTTTGCCCATATCAAACTGACAGATTCTTAAGGTTGAAAAAATTTACATATAACCAGCACCTTTAAGTTTCTTATACCCGGGACTTAGTTTAAGATGGGAAGGAAGTTGTTAAATTAAACACACAATTTTAGCTCTTGTCAGCTTTTTTAGATAAAAAGAAGTACAGGATTCTGTTTCGAGTGAAGGAAGCATTTCAAATTCTGGATTTCAAGCACATCACTCGTCAATAGATGTGGCTATCTCTTACCATTCAAAATTTCTTCTTGAGAGACAGATAAGAAAGGAACTAACCAGATTGTGATCCTGTATCCAAGCCAGACATTGAGCTATGCTGGCTTGCAGGCATAGGAAATGCAGAAGACCGGTCATCAAACACGCCCCTTGTGGTTGAAAATGAAATCGAATGTCTCCTTGGAGACAAAGGTTTCGGAGTCCGTGTTGGAGAAACAGATGCGGATAGACTCGGAGGGGAACCAGGAGGAGTAAGCCGAGGGGTGTTAGTTTGGGATGCTAACAGCAATCCAGGTGATATGCGGGGCCTTGAGGCTGTATGATTTAAATAATAATAGTTAGCTACATTGGTCTAGGGAAGAGTTTCTTGGAGACACAGTGAAAAACTTTGACATATATGGTCACATGTTATATTTGACCACAATGAAGTTAACTactttcaaattccaaatcggCCCCCATATTATCTTTAACTCTTCGTACGCTTTAAGACTTGTGCAATGATCATGCCGGTTCTGCCCCTGTAGGCCCATATTAGAGATCTGAATTTCATATCTGAAAGGACTCTGAAGATGGCTGATTTGTTTTAACATAGAATTTTAGCTAACACACACACCTTCAGTATCATTATCCTCCCGACATGAGTTTCCAATGTCAGAAAATTGACTTTGCATTGAAGAAGTTCTTGTAGGTGGCAAGGAAGCATCATCTCCTGAAAGATTAAAAGGAGCTTTTGTTAGAGAGTTGAATTCATCCAAAAGTTCCGCTCAGAAATCATCTGAAAGAAAGAGGAAATGAAGGAAATCGGAAATGAGAAAAGAAGACATAGAATGTGTTACTTTAACTAGAGAGAACGGTCAGCATGATACACCAACAATCTCAATAAAAATAGCTTATGAGATTGCATATTATTCAGTCCAGATTGAGTACtatagaaaaatggcttcaaaaaaTTCGTTGCTCCTCTGTACTAGGTTTGAAACACTTGCATTAACTACTTTCAGCAGAATGAGCATTTTTCTGTTAGAAATTGGACCACGTCAGATCCATCAAATGGCTAGTAAAAAGTACCTGCTTGGCTTCTTGCTTGCACGCCAGCAACAGGAAGACCAGCTGCAGCTGCCTGACATATCGATACAGAAGAAAACGACATTAGAAGATTCTCTTCAAACTCAGGCCAGTAGCTACATTCATGCTCGAAGCAACTAAAACTCAGAAAAATTTCCTAATTTTCAGCACTGAGTGATAGGAGATTTATGTTAAAGACTTGTAAATATTCACATGAAAGCAAAACACAAAAAGCTAAGAAGTTTTTGACCCCTAAGATCACTGTAAAGTATTTTAACTTACAGAATGGTCTTCATCATCTTGGAGCGATCGCACGAGTGTCTTTCTGAAGGCTTCCAACTGCAATTAATTGACAACGTTCTAGATTAGAATCAAGGCCAATTTTAATTTGATATGAAGTGGGGATTCTTGCTCCTAGGATCTTTtaccttttttattttgaacTATATTTCTCTTTTAAATAATGATAAAATTTGGGTAATCATttgcaacccaaaaaaaaaaaatggcgtGATTTGTTAGCTCAATGGATCTACCGACTCTCCAAGCAGTCATATGAAAATCTTCTCTCCCATTAAGTTcgtaaataacaaaattacctcGGTTTCGACCCACAAACTCCTAACCTCTTGTAATTAATCACATTGCTAACCatagccatttttctttcaaacaaAATTCATCAGAATTCTGAAGTCATTTTAACACCGTCTTTTTGAAGTTAAGAATTATCTCAAcccaaaaaaccaaaaagaaaaagctttGGACCATTGTTTTCAAGTCTTTCATTAAGGTCACGTATTAGTAATAGAATTGTAATAATGTGAGCATAATAAAGGGaacaaaatcaaaattataagTCAAGAGCAGCTGTAAATTCAGTCCTAAAAATAATATTAGTTTACATTCCATATgaccaaattaaaattaaaatgacaAACTTTAGATGCAGAAAAGAACTACATAAACTAAAATCAAGTAAAAGTAATCAATCCCCACAAACGCAATAAGCTTACCCCAAAGGGGGGAAAAAAGTCTAAAATTTACCATTATATACTGCCACTTGCCTTAGCAACATCGCGGTTAAGCTTTTTCACAGTGTTCGTTAGCGTCTCATTCTCCTTCAACAGTTTCTCCTattcaattaattaaaaagaagaagaagaaaactttAGCTCTAACTTATACGTAGTAATTGGAGAAGTAAAACGGTTCAAGTGGGTCGGTTGGTTATAAGAATCGGACCTTTTCTCGGTCAGCGAGGGTGAGTTTGTCGGAAGCGTCGGAAAGGGCGGCATCGAGGGACTGAAGCTGGGACTGAAGGTCGGCGATGATGGCGTCCTTCTCGGTGAGCTTGTGACGGAGAACAGACGCCTCTGATTCGAGGGAAGAGACACGTGTCGAAAGGGCAATGGAGGTGATTTTGCGTGCCACATCCAGCTGTTCAAATGGATCCGGCGGCAGTACTTCCAGCACTTCCTCGGGAAGGTCGAAGTTGTTGTTCGGTCCTCCCGATTCTTTCGACAacatcttttttgtttttgatttcttgtttttctttttcccccctctttttctctttctttatttttttttctctttccttctttgaaattgtttttttttttttcttcttaatgtTTGCGGAGGGAGGGGCTCCCATTTTGCCTGCAGAGGACAAGAGAAGACTTTCATGGGATAAGGAGTTTCGGCTCATACATATATGAATGGTTAACGTTTTCCTGTGTACTTGTGGTTATTCTTGCTTCctaccaaaacaaaagtgatttttcttcttttttttttttttcaacaaacgaccaaaagtcatatttgatttggaatatttttcgGGTGGTTGAGAGAGGGGATGGAAGTGGAACCTGCAGCAGCTAGCaggaaaagataaagaacaatttaaaccattttttttacTATAACACCAAACTATTGATATTGAAGAATTCCCAATTAATACTTTTAGTCCATGTTTAAAATTTGGATCAAGTTAAACACTTTACAGGTATTATGGTTTGTAAGTGCACAGTTAGAGACTGAGAATATTTGAAATCCTAACCATTATTTGCAAAGTCACGAAGATTTTCAGACAGTTATTTGTAAAGTTGGTATACAGCTTCACTAATCTTTGTCACTGAAGAGGGATAATAATAACCTTGAATCGACTTTGAAAAAGGTTTTAGATTTCATGATTACTCCTATAATGCTGCTAAAATTTGGTTATCTTCCGTTTGGATTGCTAATCTCAGGaggtttttataaaaaatatatatatatattatagcgatttgatatatataaaaagtaataaaataatttaaaaaatatgttcacgaaAGACGacaatcacaatccaaacaatttTTCTTGTagttgatttaatttaattccGACGCTCAAATCAAATACAAGTAGTTGACAAGTAGTTGGTGGAAGGGAAGGGAGACCACTGACTCAGGCAATATATACCTTGTGATTTATGGTTCCTATTGTTGCTTAATCTTAATCAGGGGGAAAGAAGAGGAGTTCGGCTGCTTGTTCTTGCCTGCAGGCCTCCTTATACGGCATTGACTTAAAAGCTCTCGTCTCGTCCAAGCCAACCATTTTGCCCGTTAAATGTACATTGATCGGAGGGGTGATCCAACATTTTGGATCAAGTGCGTTTATAATATTGAAAACACCAGCACCATCGGCATCATTTGTGCGTAGGTCTGATTATGAAGCTTGGAGGGAAGAATCCAATAGAAGATCGACACGATAATTTCCCTTCCAATGACCAAGTAAACCATAATTGGACAACATTGAATTTAATCGTCTTTGTTGAGTGGAGACATTCATCAACTCGAATAGGACCGGAAGATGATGAACTAAAAGACTCGAAACTTAAAATCGAACTCGATTTGATAAGGGATCCTTCGAACTTTATTCGTCAACGAGTCAAATCAATCTTAAACATATAACATTTAAATTCGATCATCAAACTCATTTATAGTCGATTGATCAGCAAATAAATAAGTCAAAATTGAATAAAACTTCAAGCTCGTTAAATTAATGAAATAAACTTAAATATTAGGATGTTCGATTTGATTAGACTCGTTTGCATTCTTCATTATGAGCTCTGAAATTCCAATAAGCTAATAAAATTTAGGCACAGAAATGTGTTTTAAACTATAAATATATTTCTAGTTTGTAAGATTTAAGTGTAGGTGTTAGATGtatttaaaatttgaactctaaatacctttttatcttttcaagaaGGGAAATTtaccaaattggtccctaacatttaccaaaaacacttttaaagtccctaacatataaaatcagccaaaattgtccttcacatttaaattgtgATCCAATTTGGTCCTAATGCTCGTTTTTGCTCCTTTCTCCGACTAAAAATAGCACGCCCCTCTCACGTGGTCATATtttcaagggcaaaattggaaaacacaAATCCCAGATCCACTGGGGACGATCCCTAATCTCACGATCTTTATCTTGCTTCGACTCTCTAAGGACAGGTTCACCACAACGGTGACTGAGTTCACCTGAACAGAAGCATATTTGGAGGTGATCAGAAGAGGTGCCGTGTGTCGCTGGTGGAGGCGcgaggagagagaagagggagTGAAGTAAGGTGAGGTGAGCTACGCGACGCGTGCCAGTGGCGTCAAGCAGCGGCGGCGGCTACTTCTCGTGGATGCGGGCTGCGGCATCGGGGCAGGCGGAGGATGAAAGAGATCCGCGTAGTGGCGACGCGCTGAGCAGCGGGCGGCGTGCGCTGGGGTTGCGGGTGAGCTGGTGGAAGGATGCGGTCGACTAGAGAGAGAGACGAGGGCAGTGCGCAGGGCAGCGGAGTAAAGATCGCGCGACAGTAGAGAGAGGCAGCGGACAAGCGAGGTTGGAGGGGCGGAGGATGCGGCGGCGGTGATGAGGGCTCTCGGTCGCGATGGAGAAGAAGAAAcaggggaaaagaagaaagaagaaagcttttgttttccaattttgccaTTGAAAATATGACCACATGAGAGGGGCGTGCTATTTTTAGCCGGAGAAAGGAGCAAAAACGAGCATTAGGATCAAATTGGATcacaatttaaatgtgaaggacaattttggctgattttatatgttagggactttaaaagtgtttttggtaaatgttagggaccaatttggcaaatttccttTCAAGAATTTATTATGTTTACCTTCCTTCATATCCGAAGTCAATTTTGGGATTATGTATATCATTTTCCTTCTGTATTACACttcacattttttttctgttgtaTGATAGAGGAGGCGTTCACGCTATCAATGAATTCTTCACTGCACTTACGTTTTACACGTCAAGGTGTTTaaaaacatttttctttttaaaaaaaaaaaaaaattgggatgaagtagggtgTCCAAAGACTTtgactcataaacgttgacccTGACCCAGCTTCAAATTCAAACCGTGTTTTGATTTGACCACTTGACTGTGCAACAATTGCTACGTTACAGAGTCGATTGCCATTTTTAcgttgattattattattattatcaagtGGGATTCCTATCAGTCCAAAGTGGCTTACTCCAATTTATTGATATCTTACGAATAAGGTTGAAAATTGTGGACACCAAACATACGATAATGATGTGTCTACTATCTTAATCATATGATGAGTTGGCAACCTTGAATGAATGGTCAACATAATAATACAGTGCTTCGAGGAAATTTCCAAGTCTTGGGCTGGCAATGACCAAACATAAACTACTCCCAATCAGCATGTTCTCAAGAAACGTTTGTTATTAAGATTGTGCATTATTTAACTCATCGTGTAAAATCTGTCAATCTCTTAGAAATTCTgtgaaatttcccttcaaactTTATCAAATAAATCGTACTGAACGATGTTCAGCAATTTCATTAATAAGGtttcttattttatcaaaagaaaaaatatataaatatatatatagtccCAATCAAGTCCCTACATACGTTGGATCTATAGGTATCCTCTCAAGTGTATATCTTTCGTAGTTTTgcctagggctgcaaacgagtcgagccgagccgagttttgagctaatcgagccgagtctcgactgaattttaccaaactcgagctcgacgagccggcaattttcgagctcgagctcgactcgaatcaagtcgagccgagctcgagtttgaaaaaaataaaaaataattattttatttttttaaaaataaataatataatatttttttgttaataaataataaaataataaggatatatacgtaattttactatgaaaataaaaaataaaaaatatatataatatatgtaattttattattaaataaaaataaaaaaatatatatatataatattctaagctcgagttcgagctcgaacttgactcgagccgctcgcgagcggctcgattcgtttgcagtccTAGTTTTGCCTCCAGATCTCTCAATCTCTGGTTTCGCTAGCAAAGTAAATGACTATTAGTCCCAGCTGATcacccaaaacaaaaacaaaaaaaaaacattttattctttcatattttttttttcttatagaAAAAAAAGGTGTCAAATATTGTGATACTAAAGAGTAAACGTAATTAAAGTTAGTTGCTTGCAGATAAAAATCGCAATGCATGGCCCATGCACCAACACATCTTTGTCGCCAAAACGTCACCTCTTTATCTTTCCGTCTGTCGCCCAATAAGGCTATAATTCAATGCCGTTGCTCCACGGTTTAGCATAACCAAAACAATCAGGTCAGTGGGGTATCAACTTTTGAACAAAATATCAAGCTTGGAGAAGGATAGAAAACAATACGTGTAATATCCAAGTATTTTCAGTTGCAAAAAATCTTCTGCTTGATCAGATCCAAAAATAACCATGCATTCGAATCAGCAAGGAGA
This Coffea arabica cultivar ET-39 chromosome 3e, Coffea Arabica ET-39 HiFi, whole genome shotgun sequence DNA region includes the following protein-coding sequences:
- the LOC113738164 gene encoding uncharacterized protein At4g15545 isoform X1, whose amino-acid sequence is MLSKESGGPNNNFDLPEEVLEVLPPDPFEQLDVARKITSIALSTRVSSLESEASVLRHKLTEKDAIIADLQSQLQSLDAALSDASDKLTLADREKEKLLKENETLTNTVKKLNRDVAKLEAFRKTLVRSLQDDEDHSAAAAGLPVAGVQARSQAGDDASLPPTRTSSMQSQFSDIGNSCREDNDTEASRPRISPGLLLASQTNTPRLTPPGSPPSLSASVSPTRTPKPLSPRRHSISFSTTRGVFDDRSSAFPMPASQHSSMSGLDTGSQSGRTRVDGKEFFRQVRSRLSYEQFGAFLANVKELNSHKQTKEETLQKADEIFGPENKDLYAIFEGLITRNVH
- the LOC113738164 gene encoding uncharacterized protein At4g15545 isoform X2, with the translated sequence MLSKESGGPNNNFDLPEEVLEVLPPDPFEQLDVARKITSIALSTRVSSLESEASVLRHKLTEKDAIIADLQSQLQSLDAALSDASDKLTLADREKEKLLKENETLTNTVKKLNRDVAKLEAFRKTLVRSLQDDEDHSAAAAGLPVAGVQARSQAGDDASLPPTRTSSMQSQFSDIGNSCREDNDTEASRPRISPGLLLASQTNTPRLTPPGSPPSLSASVSPTRTPKPLSPRRHSISFSTTRGVFDDRSSAFPMPASQHSSMSGLDTGSQSGAVCHTNSLGHFWQMLRN